Proteins co-encoded in one Capsicum annuum cultivar UCD-10X-F1 chromosome 9, UCD10Xv1.1, whole genome shotgun sequence genomic window:
- the LOC107843058 gene encoding L-type lectin-domain containing receptor kinase VIII.1 produces the protein MEIYSLLIIFFSFIVGVVASTEFDFGTLTLSSLKLLGDAHLGNNTIKLTRDLDVPNSGAGKVLYTKPVRFRRPDLDFPASFSSFFSFSISNLNPSSIGGGLAFVITPDDESIGDPGGYLGVMDAKGGQNGNIGVEFDTLMDVEFKDINGNHVGLDLNSMISSEVGDLDSIGVELKSGDLVNSWIDYFGSIKKLDVYVSYSNVKPKEPFISVSIDISEYVNDFMFVGFSGSTQGSTEIHSIEWWSFTSSFDTKAGAEGHPPPPPTASLMNPTANVATSPPPEQIAPAESNGTANAVQKSSSKCHSSFCKQGAGAVVGVVTAGAFFLAFATLVLIWLYSKKFKNVKSSDTITLPSDIMKMPKEFSYKELKIATKGFDATRIIGHGAFGTVYKGILSETGDIVAVKKCSHNGQGKAEFLSELSIIGTLRHRNLVRLQGWCHEKGEILLVYDLMPNGSLDKALFESRMILPWQHRRKILLGVASALAYLHQECENQVIHRDIKSSNIMLDEGFNARLGDFGLARQIEHDKSPDATVAAGTMGYLAPEYLLTGRATEKTDVFSYGAVVLEVASGRRPIEKETTPPPTSGLNSNLVEWVWGLHKEGKLLSAADSRLNLEYDEQEMTRVLLVGLACSHPDPIARPTMRGVVQMLVGEAEVPIVPRAKPAMSFSTSHLLMTLQDSVSDLNGMITLSTSSSDSGMDIV, from the coding sequence ATGGAGATTTATTCattacttataatatttttcagtttcaTTGTTGGTGTTGTAGCTTCCACTGAGTTTGATTTTGGTACTTTAACACTTAGTAGTTTGAAGTTATTAGGTGATGCTCATTTAGGTAACAATACAATAAAGTTAACACGTGATCTTGATGTGCCAAATTCTGGTGCTGGAAAAGTTTTGTATACAAAACCAGTCAGATTCCGGCGACCGGATCTTGATTTTCCGGCgagtttttcatcatttttctcattttcgaTTAGTAATTTGAATCCATCTTCGATAGGTGGGGGTTTAGCATTTGTGATCACACCAGACGATGAGTCGATAGGGGATCCTGGGGGTTATTTGGGAGTTATGGATGCAAAAGGAGGGCAAAATGGGAATATTGGAGTTGAATTTGATACACTTATGGATGTTGAATTTAAGGATATTAATGGAAATCATGTGGGGTTGGATTTGAATTCAATGATATCAAGTGAAGTTGGTGATCTTGATAGTATTGGTGTTGAGTTAAAGAGTGGTGATTTAGTGAATTCTTGGATTGATTATTTTGGTTCTATAAAAAAGTTGGATGTTTATGTTAGTTATAGTAATGTTAAGCCAAAAGAACCATTTATATCTGTTAGTATTGATATTTCTGAGTATGTAAATGATTTTATGTTTGTGGGGTTTTCTGGTTCAACACAAGGGAGTACTGAGATACATAGTATTGAATGGTGGAGTTTCACTTCATCATTTGATACGAAGGCGGGCGCGGAGGGGCATCCTCCGCCCCCGCCAACAGCTAGTTTGATGAACCCCACGGCCAATGTCGCCACATCGCCTCCGCCGGAGCAGATTGCTCCGGCAGAGTCTAATGGCACTGCGAATGCAGTGCAGAAGAGCAGTAGTAAGTGTCATAGCAGTTTTTGTAAACAAGGTGCTGGTGCTGTTGTTGGTGTTGTAACTGCAGGGGCATTCTTTCTAGCTTTTGCTACATTGGTGCTAATTTGGTTGTATTCAAAGAAGTTCAAGAATGTGAAGAGTTCTGACACGATTACGTTGCCTTCGGATATTATGAAAATGCCTAAGGAATTCAGTTATAAGGAGCTGAAAATCGCGACAAAGGGGTTTGATGCTACTAGGATTATAGGTCATGGTGCATTTGGTACTGTGTATAAAGGGATTTTGTCTGAGACTGGTGATATTGTTGCAGTAAAGAAGTGTAGTCACAATGGACAAGGGAAAGCTGAGTTTTTGTCTGAGTTATCGATAATCGGAACACTCAGGCATAGAAATCTTGTTAGGCTACAAGGATGGTGTCATGAGAAAGGTGAAATCTTGTTAGTTTACGATTTAATGCCAAATGGTAGTCTTGATAAGGCATTGTTTGAGTCCAGAATGATCCTTCCGTGGCAACACAGAAGGAAAATCTTGTTAGGTGTTGCTTCTGCATTAGCATATTTACATCAAGAATGCGAAAACCAGGTGATTCACAGAGACATCAAGAGTAGTAACATTATGTTGGATGAAGGGTTCAATGCAAGATTAGGTGATTTTGGACTAGCAAGACAAATCGAACACGACAAGTCCCCCGATGCAACGGTAGCAGCAGGTACAATGGGGTACTTAGCACCAGAATACTTGTTAACAGGTAGAGCAACCGAGAAAACCGACGTCTTTAGCTACGGCGCAGTAGTTCTTGAAGTGGCAAGTGGTAGAAGGCCAATTGAGAAAGaaacaacaccaccaccaacaagtGGACTAAACAGCAACTTGGTTGAATGGGTGTGGGGATTACACAAAGAAGGCAAATTACTATCAGCAGCTGATTCAAGATTGAATCTTGAATATGATGAACAAGAAATGACAAGGGTGTTGTTAGTTGGTTTAGCTTGCTCACATCCTGACCCTATAGCTAGGCCAACAATGAGGGGTGTGGTCCAAATGTTAGTAGGTGAGGCTGAAGTTCCAATTGTGCCAAGGGCTAAACCAGCAATGAGTTTCAGTACATCACATTTGTTAATGACATTGCAAGATAGTGTTTCTGACTTGAATGGTATGATCAcactttcaacttcttcatcaGACAGTGGCATGGACATAGTTTAG